In Gossypium arboreum isolate Shixiya-1 chromosome 5, ASM2569848v2, whole genome shotgun sequence, a single genomic region encodes these proteins:
- the LOC108485032 gene encoding auxin-responsive protein IAA6-like, whose amino-acid sequence MVTDKMVDYPQFLNLMNKEWLVNHKVSEDKKLELRLGPPGEALDDNRNTTHGTKRAFQHTAETRTGEKEWPIDTTKNQCQKISCIEKIGDKVNLPPTPWSSGSTIYSAFSKDTKEEPQHSKASFFQNLPVSKKLAGMAEDFKQPCSPRMAVGEVQFADGKACCSLATADPDASTNITSNKRIEYSPVVGWPPIRSFRKNIASNSLSKPASESSNDKDTGGKPENPKTQLFVKINMEGIPIGRKVNLSAYNSYEELSLAIDDLFSGLLAAQRDPSATQNESKAKESAKAEAGPLAGSGEYTLIYEDDEGDRVLVGDVPWNMFVSTAKRLHVLKSSELSTLQICSNEKEKAPFDPAVHI is encoded by the exons ATGGTGACTGATAAGATGGTGGATTATCCTCAGTTTCTTAATCTTATGAACAAAGAATGGCTAGTAAATCATAAAGTCTCAGAGGACAAGAAGTTGGAACTGAGGCTTGGTCCACCTGGGGAAGCTCTAGACGACAACAGAAATACAACTCATGGAACAAAGAGAGCTTTCCAACACACAGCTGAAACAAGAACAGGAGAGAAAGAGTGGCCCATAGATACTACCAAAAACCAATGCCAAAAGATTTCTTGTATCGAAAAAATAGGTGATAAAGTTAATCTTCCTCCAACTCCATGGTCCTCAGGCTCTACAATATATTCTGCGTTTTCTAAAGACACCAAGGAGGAGCCACAACATTCAAAGGCTTCATTTTTCCAGAACTTACCAGTCTCCAAGAAGCTTGCTGGAATGGCTGAAGACTTTAAGCAGCCATGTAGCCCTAGGATGGCAGTGGGAGAGGTTCAGTTTGCTGATGGGAAAGCATGTTGTAGTCTTGCTACTGCTGATCCAGATGCCTCCACTAACATTACCTCCAATAAAAG AATTGAATATTCCCCAGTTGTGGGGTGGCCTCCAATTCGATCATTCCGGAAAAATATTGCGAGCAACAGCTTGTCCAAGCCAGCTTCTGAATCCTCAAATGACAAGGACACTGGAGGAAAACCAGAAAATCCCAAAACTCAGTTATTTGTAAAGATCAACATGGAAGGAATCCCTATTGGAAGGAAAGTAAATCTCAGTGCCTATAACAGCTATGAGGAACTCTCACTTGCTATAGATGATCTATTCAGTGGTTTGCTCGCAG CTCAAAGAGATCCATCTGCCACCCAAAACGAAAGCAAGGCCAAGGAATCAGCGAAAGCAGAGGCTGGTCCGTTAGCTGGAAGTGGGGAATATACTCTAATTTATGAAGATGATGAAGGAGACAGGGTCCTTGTTGGTGATGTCCCATGGAA CATGTTTGTTTCCACTGCAAAGAGGTTGCATGTATTGAAGAGTTCTGAACTTTCAACTCTACAAA TTTGCAGCAATGAGAAAGAAAAGGCGCCATTTGATCCTGCTGTTCATATTTGA
- the LOC108487110 gene encoding histidine-containing phosphotransfer protein 4-like, protein MDRYGMQNQIACIRRSLFDQGYLDEQFIQLEELQDDANPNFVQEIVTLFYTDSTRLIQNIELTLNSRPINFSKLDDYMHQFKGSSSSIGAKKVTSECAVFRQYCAAGNAEACIRNFQHIKQEHAILRKKLEFYFQMMGQAAVAQTT, encoded by the exons ATGGATAGGTATGGCATGCAAAACCAAATTGCCTGCATAAGAAGGTCTCTCTTTGATCAG GGTTACCTTGACGAGCAATTCATCCAGCTAGAGGAGTTACAAGATGATGCCAACCCTAATTTTGTACAAGAAATTGTCACACTTTTTTACACTGACTCGACTAGGTTGATTCAGAACATCGAACTGACACT GAATAGTAGGCCTATTAACTTCAGTAAACTTGATGATTACATGCACCAATTCAAGGGTAGCAGCTCCAG CATTGGAGCTAAAAAGGTGACCAGTGAATGCGCAGTGTTCAGACAATACTGCGCTGCAGGAAATGCTGAAGC ATGCATTAGGAATTTTCAACATATCAAGCAAGAGCATGCAATCTTGAGGAAGAAGCTCGAATTTTACTTTCAG ATGATGGGACAGGCTGCAGTTGCTCAAACAACATGA
- the LOC108480854 gene encoding NADP-dependent malic enzyme-like isoform X2 codes for MDSYFLQAKTMCFIVSFKLANRSKLLLAMVVYKLEGFLEFVTCSCVFDLILLLNGGSGYSLMRDPRYNKGLAFTEKERDAHYLRGLLPPIVLSQELQEKKMMNLIRQYEVPLHRYMAMIGLQETNERLFYKLLIDNVEELLPVVYTPTVGEACQKYGSIFRHSQGLYISLKEKGKILETLKNWPERTVQVIVVTDGERILGLGDLGCQGMGIPVGKLALYTALGGVRPSLCLPITIDVGTNNEKLLNDEFYIGLRQKRATGEEYDELLQEFMYAVKQNYGEKVLIQFEDFANHNAFELLARYSSSHLVFNDDIQGTAAVVLAGLLSALRLLGGTLADHKFLFLGAGEAGTGIADLIALEISEQNGKPIEENRKNIWLVDSKGLIVSSRKESLQDFKKPWAHEHEPITGLINAVKAIKPTILIGTSGVGKQFTKEVVEDMASFNKTPLIMALSNPTSQAECTAEEAYTWSEGRAIFASGSPFDPFEYEGKTFVPGQANNAYIFPGFGLGVIMAGSIRVHNGMLLAASKALASQVTEEHYEKGMIYPPLTNIRKISANIAAKVAAKAYELGLASHLPQPEDLVESAEKCMYSPVYRSYL; via the exons ATGGATTCTTATTTTCTCCAAGCAAAGACAATGTGTTTCATAGTCTCATTCAAGCTGGCTAATAGGAGTAAACTTCTTTTAGCAATGGTCGTCTACAAGCTTGAGGGTTTTTTGGAGTTTGTAACTTGTTCTTGTGTATTTGATCTCATTTTGCTGCTCAATGGTGGAAG TGGGTATTCATTGATGCGTGACCCACGGTATAACAAAGGGCTTGCCTTCACTGAGAAAGAGAGAGATGCACATTACCTGCGTGGCCTTCTTCCCCCTATTGTTCTCAGTCAGGAACTCcaggagaagaagatgatgaatctGATTCGCCAATACGAAGTTCCTTTGCATCGATACATGGCAATGATAGGTCTTCAG GAGACTAATGAACGACTCTTTTACAAGCTTCTCATTGATAACGTGGAAGAACTGCTTCCAGTTGTGTACACTCCAACAGTGGGTGAGGCTTGCCAAAAATATGGCAGCATTTTCAGGCACTCTCAGGGTCTTTACATCAGTTTGAAAGAGAA GGGGAAGATTCTTGAAACACTGAAAAACTGGCCCGAGAGAACTGTTCAAGTCATTGTTGTGACTGATGGTGAGAGAATTTTGGGACTTGGGGATCTTGGTTGCCAG GGAATGGGCATACCTGTAGGAAAACTTGCTCTATACACAGCTCTCGGTGGAGTCCGTCCTTCACTA TGCTTGCCTATTACTATTGATGTTGGAACAAACAACGAGAAGTTGTTAAATGACGAGTTTTATATCGGACTTAGGCAAAAGAGGGCTACTGGAGAG GAATATGATGAACTTCTACAAGAGTTCATGTATGCAGTGAAACAGAATTATGGAGAGAAAGTTCTAATACAG TTTGAAGATTTTGCAAACCACAATGCATTTGAACTATTGGCAAGATACAGTTCTTCTCATCTCGTTTTCAATGACGATATACAG GGTACAGCAGCAGTGGTTCTGGCTGGGCTTCTTTCAGCCCTGAGACTACTAGGTGGAACTCTCGCCGACCATAAGTTTTTGTTCCTGGGTGCTGGTGAG GCCGGAACTGGTATAGCTGATCTCATTGCTCTTGAGATTTCAGAGCAG AACGGAAAACCAATCGAGGAGAACCGCAAGAACATTTGGCTCGTAGACTCAAAG GGATTAATCGTTAGCTCTCGCAAGGAATCACTTCAAGACTTCAAGAAACCTTGGGCACATGAGCATGAACCTATCACAGGACTCATAAATGCTGTCAAG GCAATCAAGCCAACTATCTTGATTGGAACATCTGGAGTAGGAAAACAATTCACAAAGGAGGTTGTTGAGGACATGGCATCATTCAATAAG ACACCTCTTATCATGGCTCTATCAAACCCTACATCACAAGCTGAGTGTACAGCAGAAGAAGCATATACATGGAGTGAG GGTCGTGCAATCTTTGCCAGTGGAAGCCCGTTTGATCCCTTTGAATATGAAGGCAAAACCTTTGTGCCTGGCCAG GCAAACAATGCTTACATTTTCCCTGGATTTGGTTTGGGTGTGATAATGGCTGGTTCAATTCGTGTTCATAATGGCATGCTTTTAGCAGCCT CCAAAGCTTTGGCTTCACAAGTGACAGAGGAACACTACGAGAAGGGAATGATTTACCCACCACTCACCAATATCAGAAAGATATCAGCCAATATTGCTGCTAAAGTTGCTGCCAAGGCATATGAACTCG GTCTGGCTTCTCATCTTCCTCAGCCTGAGGATCTTGTTGAATCTGCTGAGAAATGCATGTACAGCCCTGTCTACAGAAGCTACCTTTGA
- the LOC108480854 gene encoding NADP-dependent malic enzyme-like isoform X3, which yields MKNCGDLVDNKSAIVGGVGDMYSEDSATLDQPITPWTISVASGYSLMRDPRYNKGLAFTEKERDAHYLRGLLPPIVLSQELQEKKMMNLIRQYEVPLHRYMAMIGLQETNERLFYKLLIDNVEELLPVVYTPTVGEACQKYGSIFRHSQGLYISLKEKGKILETLKNWPERTVQVIVVTDGERILGLGDLGCQGMGIPVGKLALYTALGGVRPSLCLPITIDVGTNNEKLLNDEFYIGLRQKRATGEEYDELLQEFMYAVKQNYGEKVLIQFEDFANHNAFELLARYSSSHLVFNDDIQGTAAVVLAGLLSALRLLGGTLADHKFLFLGAGEAGTGIADLIALEISEQNGKPIEENRKNIWLVDSKGLIVSSRKESLQDFKKPWAHEHEPITGLINAVKAIKPTILIGTSGVGKQFTKEVVEDMASFNKTPLIMALSNPTSQAECTAEEAYTWSEGRAIFASGSPFDPFEYEGKTFVPGQANNAYIFPGFGLGVIMAGSIRVHNGMLLAASKALASQVTEEHYEKGMIYPPLTNIRKISANIAAKVAAKAYELGLASHLPQPEDLVESAEKCMYSPVYRSYL from the exons ATGAAGAACTGTGGTGATTTAGTGGATAACAAGTCGGCTATAGTCGGTGGTGTTGGGGATATGTACAGTGAGGATAGTGCCACATTGGATCAACCTATCACCCCATGGACTATCTCTGTTGCTAG TGGGTATTCATTGATGCGTGACCCACGGTATAACAAAGGGCTTGCCTTCACTGAGAAAGAGAGAGATGCACATTACCTGCGTGGCCTTCTTCCCCCTATTGTTCTCAGTCAGGAACTCcaggagaagaagatgatgaatctGATTCGCCAATACGAAGTTCCTTTGCATCGATACATGGCAATGATAGGTCTTCAG GAGACTAATGAACGACTCTTTTACAAGCTTCTCATTGATAACGTGGAAGAACTGCTTCCAGTTGTGTACACTCCAACAGTGGGTGAGGCTTGCCAAAAATATGGCAGCATTTTCAGGCACTCTCAGGGTCTTTACATCAGTTTGAAAGAGAA GGGGAAGATTCTTGAAACACTGAAAAACTGGCCCGAGAGAACTGTTCAAGTCATTGTTGTGACTGATGGTGAGAGAATTTTGGGACTTGGGGATCTTGGTTGCCAG GGAATGGGCATACCTGTAGGAAAACTTGCTCTATACACAGCTCTCGGTGGAGTCCGTCCTTCACTA TGCTTGCCTATTACTATTGATGTTGGAACAAACAACGAGAAGTTGTTAAATGACGAGTTTTATATCGGACTTAGGCAAAAGAGGGCTACTGGAGAG GAATATGATGAACTTCTACAAGAGTTCATGTATGCAGTGAAACAGAATTATGGAGAGAAAGTTCTAATACAG TTTGAAGATTTTGCAAACCACAATGCATTTGAACTATTGGCAAGATACAGTTCTTCTCATCTCGTTTTCAATGACGATATACAG GGTACAGCAGCAGTGGTTCTGGCTGGGCTTCTTTCAGCCCTGAGACTACTAGGTGGAACTCTCGCCGACCATAAGTTTTTGTTCCTGGGTGCTGGTGAG GCCGGAACTGGTATAGCTGATCTCATTGCTCTTGAGATTTCAGAGCAG AACGGAAAACCAATCGAGGAGAACCGCAAGAACATTTGGCTCGTAGACTCAAAG GGATTAATCGTTAGCTCTCGCAAGGAATCACTTCAAGACTTCAAGAAACCTTGGGCACATGAGCATGAACCTATCACAGGACTCATAAATGCTGTCAAG GCAATCAAGCCAACTATCTTGATTGGAACATCTGGAGTAGGAAAACAATTCACAAAGGAGGTTGTTGAGGACATGGCATCATTCAATAAG ACACCTCTTATCATGGCTCTATCAAACCCTACATCACAAGCTGAGTGTACAGCAGAAGAAGCATATACATGGAGTGAG GGTCGTGCAATCTTTGCCAGTGGAAGCCCGTTTGATCCCTTTGAATATGAAGGCAAAACCTTTGTGCCTGGCCAG GCAAACAATGCTTACATTTTCCCTGGATTTGGTTTGGGTGTGATAATGGCTGGTTCAATTCGTGTTCATAATGGCATGCTTTTAGCAGCCT CCAAAGCTTTGGCTTCACAAGTGACAGAGGAACACTACGAGAAGGGAATGATTTACCCACCACTCACCAATATCAGAAAGATATCAGCCAATATTGCTGCTAAAGTTGCTGCCAAGGCATATGAACTCG GTCTGGCTTCTCATCTTCCTCAGCCTGAGGATCTTGTTGAATCTGCTGAGAAATGCATGTACAGCCCTGTCTACAGAAGCTACCTTTGA
- the LOC108480854 gene encoding NADP-dependent malic enzyme-like isoform X1 — translation MKNCGDLVDNKSAIVGGVGDMYSEDSATLDQPITPWTISVASGYSLMRDPRYNKGLAFTEKERDAHYLRGLLPPIVLSQELQEKKMMNLIRQYEVPLHRYMAMIGLQETNERLFYKLLIDNVEELLPVVYTPTVGEACQKYGSIFRHSQGLYISLKEKGKILETLKNWPERTVQVIVVTDGERILGLGDLGCQGMGIPVGKLALYTALGGVRPSLCLPITIDVGTNNEKLLNDEFYIGLRQKRATGEEYDELLQEFMYAVKQNYGEKVLIQFEDFANHNAFELLARYSSSHLVFNDDIQGTAAVVLAGLLSALRLLGGTLADHKFLFLGAGEAGTGIADLIALEISEQNGKPIEENRKNIWLVDSKGLIVSSRKESLQDFKKPWAHEHEPITGLINAVKAIKPTILIGTSGVGKQFTKEVVEDMASFNKVLYIYIYIYIYISLRSSQLSFIVILMADLQTPLIMALSNPTSQAECTAEEAYTWSEGRAIFASGSPFDPFEYEGKTFVPGQANNAYIFPGFGLGVIMAGSIRVHNGMLLAASKALASQVTEEHYEKGMIYPPLTNIRKISANIAAKVAAKAYELGLASHLPQPEDLVESAEKCMYSPVYRSYL, via the exons ATGAAGAACTGTGGTGATTTAGTGGATAACAAGTCGGCTATAGTCGGTGGTGTTGGGGATATGTACAGTGAGGATAGTGCCACATTGGATCAACCTATCACCCCATGGACTATCTCTGTTGCTAG TGGGTATTCATTGATGCGTGACCCACGGTATAACAAAGGGCTTGCCTTCACTGAGAAAGAGAGAGATGCACATTACCTGCGTGGCCTTCTTCCCCCTATTGTTCTCAGTCAGGAACTCcaggagaagaagatgatgaatctGATTCGCCAATACGAAGTTCCTTTGCATCGATACATGGCAATGATAGGTCTTCAG GAGACTAATGAACGACTCTTTTACAAGCTTCTCATTGATAACGTGGAAGAACTGCTTCCAGTTGTGTACACTCCAACAGTGGGTGAGGCTTGCCAAAAATATGGCAGCATTTTCAGGCACTCTCAGGGTCTTTACATCAGTTTGAAAGAGAA GGGGAAGATTCTTGAAACACTGAAAAACTGGCCCGAGAGAACTGTTCAAGTCATTGTTGTGACTGATGGTGAGAGAATTTTGGGACTTGGGGATCTTGGTTGCCAG GGAATGGGCATACCTGTAGGAAAACTTGCTCTATACACAGCTCTCGGTGGAGTCCGTCCTTCACTA TGCTTGCCTATTACTATTGATGTTGGAACAAACAACGAGAAGTTGTTAAATGACGAGTTTTATATCGGACTTAGGCAAAAGAGGGCTACTGGAGAG GAATATGATGAACTTCTACAAGAGTTCATGTATGCAGTGAAACAGAATTATGGAGAGAAAGTTCTAATACAG TTTGAAGATTTTGCAAACCACAATGCATTTGAACTATTGGCAAGATACAGTTCTTCTCATCTCGTTTTCAATGACGATATACAG GGTACAGCAGCAGTGGTTCTGGCTGGGCTTCTTTCAGCCCTGAGACTACTAGGTGGAACTCTCGCCGACCATAAGTTTTTGTTCCTGGGTGCTGGTGAG GCCGGAACTGGTATAGCTGATCTCATTGCTCTTGAGATTTCAGAGCAG AACGGAAAACCAATCGAGGAGAACCGCAAGAACATTTGGCTCGTAGACTCAAAG GGATTAATCGTTAGCTCTCGCAAGGAATCACTTCAAGACTTCAAGAAACCTTGGGCACATGAGCATGAACCTATCACAGGACTCATAAATGCTGTCAAG GCAATCAAGCCAACTATCTTGATTGGAACATCTGGAGTAGGAAAACAATTCACAAAGGAGGTTGTTGAGGACATGGCATCATTCAATAAGGttctttacatatatatatatatatatatatatatttctcttAGGTCATCTCAACTGAGTTTTATAGTAATCCTGATGGCTGACTTGCAGACACCTCTTATCATGGCTCTATCAAACCCTACATCACAAGCTGAGTGTACAGCAGAAGAAGCATATACATGGAGTGAG GGTCGTGCAATCTTTGCCAGTGGAAGCCCGTTTGATCCCTTTGAATATGAAGGCAAAACCTTTGTGCCTGGCCAG GCAAACAATGCTTACATTTTCCCTGGATTTGGTTTGGGTGTGATAATGGCTGGTTCAATTCGTGTTCATAATGGCATGCTTTTAGCAGCCT CCAAAGCTTTGGCTTCACAAGTGACAGAGGAACACTACGAGAAGGGAATGATTTACCCACCACTCACCAATATCAGAAAGATATCAGCCAATATTGCTGCTAAAGTTGCTGCCAAGGCATATGAACTCG GTCTGGCTTCTCATCTTCCTCAGCCTGAGGATCTTGTTGAATCTGCTGAGAAATGCATGTACAGCCCTGTCTACAGAAGCTACCTTTGA